The genome window ATTAACTTACCCGAAACAGGTCAGCATCGCCAGCCCTACGACGTAACGTTGCTCAACAAGTTTGGCGGCAAAGTGCCTATTGAGTTTGTTGCTTCGTTCATGTATTTCTCAAAAGCAGGAATCGTGCAAAAGCTAATCCATCAGATCAAATACAAGGGTCAAAAAGAGGCTGCAAAGGAGATCGCAGAATGGTATGGTAGTCAGCTGAAAGCAGAAAGTGATCTGATTCAGGATATAGACGTATTGATTGGCGTTCCGTTGCACAAAAGCCGTCAGCAACAGCGCGGTTATAACCAGGCTGACTGGATTGCGGAAGGACTTGCCGAAGCGCTTGGCGTTCCGGCACGAACAGACTTGCTTATCCAGAAACGGTTCAAAGAATCACAAACGCGAAAGAATAGAATCGAACGCTGGCAGAATGTAAACACGGTATTTGCGGTGCCTAACCCAGAAGAGATTCGGGGCAAAACCGTCGTAATTGTCGATGATGTACTAACAACAGGGGCAACGATTGAAGCCTGCGCCATTGAGCTATTACAGGCTGGCTGTAAATCGGTCGGTGTGCTTACGTTAGCTGCTACGCATCGGTAATAGAAACTATGGGGAATAAAAAAGCGGCCATTCATTGATGAATGGCCGCACTCTACGTTTATTTTTCGCTAATCAGGGACGCTATTTATTACGGCCAACACCGATCATCGCACAACGGAAACCAATCATTGCCGTTGCCGAATCCTGATCCAGGAATCGACGTGTACCCGGAGACAGCCAATACGCTACGTCATTCCAGGAACCACCTTTGTAAACGCGCAATTTATCATCGATCAGCGACTGCTTATTTTTCGAATCGTAATCCTTGGCTTCATCCAGGTAGCCGTTCCGACGAATCGGGTTCAGGTCATTTACATCCTGATACGATAACGGACGATAAACGTCATATACCCACTCATTTACGTTTCCGGCCATGTTGTATAAACCGAAATCATTGGCAGGATACGAATAGATCTCCGCTGTGATGATCGCGCCATCATTCGAGCGACCAGCAATACCCGCATAGTCACCACGACCACGTTTAAAGTTGGCCAGCATCTGACCCTGTTTCCGACCCTTCTTAGGGTTCCGTACCGACGAGCCATCCCACGGATAAATCCGCTGGTTGATCTGATTCTCATCCATGTACTGCGTTCCGATCAGGGCTTTTGCCGCGTATTCCCACTCGGCTTCGGTTGGAAGACGATAGTCGGGTAGAATCATGCCGCTTTCCAAACTTGGTTTTGACGGAGTCGTTGACGTTGAGGCTTCTGCCAGAGCAGGTTCTTCAGCTGCTTTGGATTTCCGTTTCAGCGAGAAACCGCCCCCCTTTTTCTTCGGAGCACCCCCCTTTGCCAACTCATTGTTTACGGCATTTGACCGCCATACCGCGTAATCACTTGCCTGTACCCACGATACGCCGACAACGGGGTAATACCGGAAAGCCGGATAACGAAGATACTGAGTAACATAGGAGTCATTGAACGAAAGTGGATTTGCCCAAACGGTTGTATCAGGCAAAGCCGCTTTTACTACTTCTTCGGACGAGTCGCGCGTGATGGCGTTTAGATACTCAAGGTAGTGGACGTTCGCCATTTCGGTTTCGTCCATGTAGAACGACTGGATCGAAACGGTGCGCTCCCGGTTATCGCGACTGTTCATCACGTCCTCTTCGAGCGCGCCCATCGTGAACCGGCCCCCTTCAATGAAAACAAGGTTCGGACCAGCTTTCTGTCCCGCAAATTTCTTGACCTGAAAACCATCTTTCTGGTTGTAAGCAATACCCGTAGCCGTACTTTGCTTGCCAGGTTTCACGCTGGTTGGGTGCTTAGACTTACAAGATGCAAGGGCCGCCGTTGCCAGTAGCACATAAGCCACTCGTTGCAGGTGATACTTTTGAATCATTGCTCTATTTTGTGTAAAAACGTAGGTGCAAAAATCGTAAT of Spirosoma agri contains these proteins:
- a CDS encoding ComF family protein, producing the protein MFRFIRTLSVDFINLLFPTLCLGCNRSLDINEKLLCTHCRINLPETGQHRQPYDVTLLNKFGGKVPIEFVASFMYFSKAGIVQKLIHQIKYKGQKEAAKEIAEWYGSQLKAESDLIQDIDVLIGVPLHKSRQQQRGYNQADWIAEGLAEALGVPARTDLLIQKRFKESQTRKNRIERWQNVNTVFAVPNPEEIRGKTVVIVDDVLTTGATIEACAIELLQAGCKSVGVLTLAATHR
- a CDS encoding SUMF1/EgtB/PvdO family nonheme iron enzyme encodes the protein MIQKYHLQRVAYVLLATAALASCKSKHPTSVKPGKQSTATGIAYNQKDGFQVKKFAGQKAGPNLVFIEGGRFTMGALEEDVMNSRDNRERTVSIQSFYMDETEMANVHYLEYLNAITRDSSEEVVKAALPDTTVWANPLSFNDSYVTQYLRYPAFRYYPVVGVSWVQASDYAVWRSNAVNNELAKGGAPKKKGGGFSLKRKSKAAEEPALAEASTSTTPSKPSLESGMILPDYRLPTEAEWEYAAKALIGTQYMDENQINQRIYPWDGSSVRNPKKGRKQGQMLANFKRGRGDYAGIAGRSNDGAIITAEIYSYPANDFGLYNMAGNVNEWVYDVYRPLSYQDVNDLNPIRRNGYLDEAKDYDSKNKQSLIDDKLRVYKGGSWNDVAYWLSPGTRRFLDQDSATAMIGFRCAMIGVGRNK